A genomic region of Fusarium falciforme chromosome 4, complete sequence contains the following coding sequences:
- a CDS encoding Condensin complex subunit 2 — MPRVAQVPRTGSARSNTGSSAASPFKTASPIKIPLNDDVHEKGQRMSSRRALQERQFNEIKKAATPRKVSLRRDDMENSPGADPRTPHGSRSINIDDDEGFVVGGTAVTPMKRVPILANFEEWMKMATDNKINATNSWNFALIDYFHDMSLLKEGDGVNFQKASCTLDGCVKIYTNRVDSVATETGKLLSGLADSNNAKKKDRDGEEGEESDEEELDENGNVKKKPKKKTQRSSEATLAPSFNSLQLKKFELEFAVDPLFKKASADFDEGGAKGLLLNHLMIDSQGRIVFDSSDDSGDANTLGKKTKSEEFGDEEDEEAEQQEEEPIEEEEEEADVEIDVGALGAKFIPDLQRLDELDVCPSLKTFDLGDPSGSMDIPFLKAPEDWRQDQDKEKTPGALGDISGLVIDGDAPAGFDDDDLGLGSFDVVGEVAFGEGGEAWAREAALEPQMRVYDAGLGEEGGDGEGFDDNGEYVVSMTSAQKADKMHEDILGFFDQALQKNWSSAEHWRIRKIKDVNKPAGETKKRKEKEPFEIDFAAPIDSHAWDVLYTQAASNSTISMPKKDWKSKSRNLLPDDKHFNSKSLLNLFLKPKARMGRRRTGFGARAGGFGNTAQDNQPEGEMDEAFWAKQKAPMQNSDDTALPQGDYDANFFQDDGMPFPGGDLDDDDDLEFSDAREHFSPGVDGPAGLTEGGGLTALLGGETVTNTGAFGTTLVTQTRRVRPEYVQYARVAKKVDVRRLKEEIWRGMDMEALEKPAETPAEANQDEPLKFTSVMNNLQSVYPKPVMDDISTSYCFICLLHLANEKGLVIEKTADLSELEIRKDWTAEIVEE, encoded by the exons ATGCCTCGCGTTGCTCAAGTTCCCCGTACGGGGAGTGCCAGATCCAATACTGGCTCCAGCGCTGCCTCACCTTTCAAGACGGCGTCGCCCATCAA GATCCCTCTTAACGACGATGTCCACGAAAAGGGCCAACGCATGAGCTCCAGGCGAGCACTTCAAGAGAGACAGTTCAACGAGATCAAAAAGGCTGCAACCCCTCGCAAGGTCAGCCTCCGCCGCGACGACATGGAGAACTCCCCAGGAGCCGATCCCCGCACTCCCCACGGCAGCCGGAGCATCAAcattgacgatgacgagggctTTGTAGTAGGCGGAACTGCGGTCACGCCTATGAAGCGTGTCCCGATTCTCGCCAACTTTGAAGAGtggatgaagatggcgaccGACAACAAGATCAATGCTACAAACTCGTGGAACTTTGCCCTCATCGACTACTTTCACGACATGTCGCTCTTGAAAGAGGGCGACGGCGTCAACTTTCAAAAGGCCAGTTGCACCCTGGACGGGTGTGTCAAGATCTACACAAACCGAGTCGACAGTGTCGCAACCGAGACGGGCAAGCTGCTGAGCGGTCTTGCCGATAGCAACaatgccaagaagaaggaccgggatggtgaggagggtgaggagagcgacgaggaagagctggatgagaatggcaacgtgaagaagaagcccaagaagaag ACACAACGATCATCCGAAGCTACCTTGGCCCCCTCTTTCAACTCATTACAGCTCAAGAAATTTGAGCTAGAATTTGCTGTTGACCCCCTTTTCAAGAAGGCCTctgccgactttgacgaggGCGGTGCCAAGGGACTTTTGCTAAACCATCTCATGATTGACTCACAAGGGCGTATCGTTTTCGACAGCAGCGACGACTCTGGAGACGCCAACACCCTGGGGAAGAAGACGAAGTCTGAGGAATtcggcgacgaggaagatgaggaggccgagcaacaagaggaggaacctatcgaggaagaagaggaggaagctgaTGTCGAGATCGATGTGGGGGCTCTGGGAGCCAAGTTTATTCCCGACTTACAACGGCTCGACGAGCTCGACGTGTGCCCTTCTCTCAAGACTTTTGATCTGGGGGATCCCTCCGGATCTATGGATATCCCCTTCCTGAAGGCACCCGAAGACTGGAGGCAAGATcaagacaaggagaagacgCCAGGCGCTCTTGGTGATATCTCCGGACTGGTCATCGACGGAGATGCCCCTGCAGGctttgatgacgacgacctcGGACTAGGCTCCTTCGATGTGGTGGGCGAGGTCGCTTTCGGTGAGGGTGGTGAAGCTTGGGCCCGAGAAGCCGCCTTGGAACCGCAGATGCGAGTGTACGACGCTGGTCTCGGCGAAGAAGGTGGTGACGGGGAAGGGTTTGATGACAATGGAGAGTACGTGGTCTCGATGACCAGCGCGCAGAAGGCGGATAAGATGCACGAAGACATCCTCGGATTCTTTGACCAGGCATTGCAGAAGAACTGGTCAAGCGCCGAGCACTGGAGAATCCGGAAGATCAAGGATGTCAACAAGCCTGCGggcgagaccaagaagcgcaaggaaaaggagccCTTCGAGATTGACTTTGCCGCCCCTATCGACTCTCATGCGTGGGATGTCCTATACACACAGGCTGCCAGCAACTCGACTATCAGCATGCCGAAGAAGGACTGGAAGTCCAAGTCGCGCAACCTCCTTCCTGACGACAAGCACTTCAATTCCAAGTCCCTCCTGAACTTGTTCTTGAAGCCCAAGGCCCGAATGGGCAGACGACGGACTGGATTTGGCGCTCGGGCCGGTGGCTTCGGCAACACTGCCCAGGACAACCAGCCCGAAGGAGAGATGGACGAGGCGTTCTGGGCTAAGCAAAAGGCGCCTATGCAGAACTCGGACGACACAGCGCTTCCGCAGGGTGATTATGACGCCAACTTCTTCCAAGATGACGGCATGCCATTCCCCGGTGGTGAtctggacgacgacgacgatctcGAGTTTTCAGATGCACGGGAGCATTTCTCACCAGGGGTGGATGGCCCGGCTGGCCTGACAGAGGGTGGTGGTCTCACAgctctcctcggcggcgagaCGGTGACGAATACTGGAGCATTCGGAACAACGCTGGTCACTCAAACAAGGAGGGTGCGGCCAGAGTACGTCCAATACGCAAGAGTGGCCAAGAAGGTGGACGTCCGAAggctcaaggaggagatcTGGAGGGGCATGGATATGGAAGCTCTCGAG AAACCTGCCGAGACCCCTGCCGAGGCAAACCAGGATGAGCCTCTCAAGTTTACTTCGGTCATGAACAACCTGCAATCGGTGTATCCCAAGCCGGTGATGGACGATATCTCGACATCATACTGCTTCATCTGTCTACTGCACTTGGCCAACGAGAAGGGTCTGGTGATTGAGAAGACAGCCGACCTGTCAGAGTTGGAGATCCGCAAGGACTGGACGGCAGAGATTGTGGAAGAGTAA